A single genomic interval of Rubrivirga marina harbors:
- a CDS encoding ZIP family metal transporter, which produces MNEYLTVLALTALPAAANFAGGLLAEVVPQSDRVLRLALHAAAGIVIGVVGIELMEQVLGVGRPWIPILALVAGGAVAVALDAAVGYVRGRFGGADAAADAGAWMIYLGVSVDLFSDGVLIGAGSTLSLGLGLLLALGQVPADVPEGFATIATFRREGVPRRRRLLLSASLALPILLGATLSYWAVRGLPDLYKVSLLALTAGILLTIAVEEMVTQAHQTPDSRWDSLALVGGFALFALVAVYFG; this is translated from the coding sequence ATGAACGAGTACCTCACCGTCCTCGCGCTCACGGCCCTCCCGGCGGCGGCCAACTTCGCGGGGGGCCTCCTCGCTGAGGTCGTCCCTCAGAGCGACCGCGTGCTGAGGCTGGCGCTCCACGCTGCCGCCGGGATCGTCATCGGTGTGGTCGGGATCGAGCTGATGGAGCAGGTGCTCGGCGTGGGCCGACCGTGGATCCCGATCCTGGCACTCGTGGCGGGGGGCGCCGTCGCCGTCGCGCTCGACGCCGCCGTCGGGTACGTCCGGGGCCGGTTCGGCGGGGCCGACGCCGCCGCCGACGCGGGCGCGTGGATGATCTACCTCGGCGTCTCGGTGGACCTCTTCTCCGACGGCGTCCTCATCGGGGCGGGCTCGACGCTCAGCCTGGGGCTGGGGCTCCTCCTCGCGCTCGGGCAGGTCCCGGCCGACGTACCCGAGGGGTTCGCCACGATCGCCACGTTCCGCCGCGAGGGCGTCCCGCGTCGGCGGCGGCTCCTGCTGTCGGCCTCGCTCGCGCTCCCCATCCTCCTCGGAGCCACGCTGAGCTACTGGGCCGTCCGTGGGCTCCCGGACCTCTACAAGGTCTCGCTCCTCGCACTCACCGCCGGGATCCTCCTCACGATCGCCGTCGAGGAGATGGTGACGCAGGCCCACCAGACGCCGGACTCGCGCTGGGACTCGCTCGCCCTCGTGGGCGGCTTCGCCCTGTTCGCCCTCGTCGCCGTCTACTTCGGCTGA